The sequence AAAAATTTATCTCTTTATAACTTACGTAAAAAAATCTGGTAAGTATATGGAATCCGTAGCTTCACTTCCTCGGACAAAAATAGTTCGCCATGAATTGTTTCTGATCCTGCTTCTTGCGAGCATTCAGTTTACCAATATCATGGATTTTATGATCATGTTCCCGCTTCAGGATTATTTTTTGAAGCAGTTCCAGATCGATACAGCAATGTTTTCCTTGGTTCTTTCTTCTTATTCTTTTGCCGCTGCGATTGCTGCTTTGATCGGAGCTAACTTTATCGATCGTTTTAATCGTAAGTCTGCCGCTATCTTTCTTTATGTTGGCTTTTTGGTAGGAACTGCGCTTTGTGCGGTTGCGAATACGTATTCTTTTCTTCTCTTTGCAAGAATCACTGCAGGGATTTTCGGGGGAATGGTCAGCGGAGTCATCCTTTCTATCATAGGCGACGTCTTTCCGATCGAAAAGAGAGGGAAGGCGATGGGAGGGGTGATGGGTGCATTCTCTGCCGCCTCGGTTTTGGGAGTTCCTTCCGGCATTCGGATTGCGATGAGTTCTGGTTGGAATTATACCTTTGCATTTATCGTACTTTTGGGTCTTCCGATCCTGGTTCTTGCGATTCTATATTTGCCTAGTCTTCCTTCTAAAATGGAAAAGCAGAAGATGGCGGATTTTAGCCAACTAATCAATGTTCTTTCTAAGAGAGATCATTTAGTGGCCCTGGCGTTTTTTATGAGCGTGATCTTGGGTGGATTTACTGTCGTAACTTCGATAGCTGTTTTTATGGAGAGGAATATGGGTTTCTCCAAGACCCAGGTCAGCCATATTTACGAGATCGGCGGGATCTGCACTTTCGTTTCTTCCTGGATCATCGGCTTCTTGTCGGATAAGTTTGGAAAACATAAGGTTTTTCTGGTCCTAGTTCTTCTCGCGTTACTTCCCATCCTTGCGATCACTCATTTGCCAAAGGATCTACCAGTGTACATGGCCCTCGGAGTTACGACAGTTTTTATGGTCCTAGTATCCGGTCGGGTCATCCCTTCGATGGCGATGCTGACTTCTGCCATTCGTCCCGAGGTGAGGGGAAGTTTCATGTCTGTGAATTCTAGCTTACAAAGTGTGGCCACAGGTATTGGAGCGCTTCTTGCGGGAGCGGTCCTGATCCAATTGCCGAATGGAACTTTCGAAAGATTTGATGTAGTAGGTTATTTCGCGGTGGGTTTCAATCTTCTTGCTCTCTATCTTTCCAGAAAGGTGAAAATAGTTTCCTAAACTTCTACTCTGAGTCCGCTTTT comes from Leptospira johnsonii and encodes:
- a CDS encoding MFS transporter, producing MESVASLPRTKIVRHELFLILLLASIQFTNIMDFMIMFPLQDYFLKQFQIDTAMFSLVLSSYSFAAAIAALIGANFIDRFNRKSAAIFLYVGFLVGTALCAVANTYSFLLFARITAGIFGGMVSGVILSIIGDVFPIEKRGKAMGGVMGAFSAASVLGVPSGIRIAMSSGWNYTFAFIVLLGLPILVLAILYLPSLPSKMEKQKMADFSQLINVLSKRDHLVALAFFMSVILGGFTVVTSIAVFMERNMGFSKTQVSHIYEIGGICTFVSSWIIGFLSDKFGKHKVFLVLVLLALLPILAITHLPKDLPVYMALGVTTVFMVLVSGRVIPSMAMLTSAIRPEVRGSFMSVNSSLQSVATGIGALLAGAVLIQLPNGTFERFDVVGYFAVGFNLLALYLSRKVKIVS